GGGCGACATGAAGATGCTCACTCCGATGTATCCGGTTTCATCCCCCTTTTGCACAGGGATGACGGCGGGGATTTTCTCTCCGCGAAGGTCCTCTATGAGGATTACCTTGCCGTCGGCAGGAGCGAGGAAGGCGTTGTCACTTCGCGGTATGACTCGCTCAGGGTCCCTGAAGAAATAGGCCATGAAGAGGGTGAGCATAAATGGGAGGATTGCCGTCCAGGAGAAAAAGACGGCAGTACCTATCGTGATCACAAGAAACACGGTTATGAACGGGTACCCTTCAGGGGCGAGCTTGATCATCGGCACTGATTACGCCTTTGACTTATCGACCAGCTTGCCCTTCTTGAGCCACGGCATCATCGCCCGCAGCTTCGCCCCGACTTCCTCTATCGGATGGAGCTCGCCTTTCCGGGTCAGGGCATTGAACACCGGCTTGTTCGCCTTGCACTCGACCATCCATTCCCGCGCGAAGATGCCGTCCTGTATCTCCGTAAGGATCTTCCTCATCTCCTTCTTCGTCTTATCGGTTATGACGCGGGGGCCCCTCGTGAGGTCTCCATATTGAGCGGTATTGCTGATCGAATATCTCATGTTCGAAATGCCGCCTTCATAGATCAAATCGACGATGAGTTTCACCTCATGGAGACACTCGAAGTAGGCCATTTCCGGCGCATAACCAGCCTCCACGAGGGTCTCGAATCCCGCCTGAATGAGGGAGGTGAGCCCGCCGCAGAGCACCACCTGTTCTCCGAAGAGGTCTGTCTCTGTCTCCTCCCTGAAGGTCGTCTCGATGATCCCGGCCCTTCCTCCTCCTATTGCTGACGCATAGGCGAGGGCAATTTCTTTCGTATTGCGGGACGGGTCCTGGTGTATCGCGATAAGGCACGGCACACCGCTCCCCTTAGCATACTCCGACCTCACGAGGTGTCCCGGTCCCTTCGGCGCGGCCATGAAGACATTCGTTTCTGCCGGCGGCACGATCTGGCCGAAGTGGATATTGAACCCGTGGGCAAAGGCGAGGTATGCTCCCTTCTTCATGTTCGGCCCTATCTCACACCTGTAGACGTCTCCCTGGAATTCGTCGGGAAGGAGGATCATGATGATGTCCGCAACCTTCGCCGCCTCTGAGGGTGTCATCACGGTGAATCCCGCAGCTGCGGCCTTGTCCCAGCTGGCGCCCTGCCTGAGCCCGATCATGACGTCCATCCCGCTCTCCTTGAGATTATTTGCGTGGGCGTGCCCCTGGCTCCCGTATCCCATGATGCAGACCTTCTTTCCCTTGAGAATACCGAGCTGCGCGTCCTTGTCATAGTAAACGTTAATCATTGCTTCCTCCTTTTGTTGTTTATTATCATACCGTAGATAGCGGGGGAGATACGCCTTTCTCAGACGCTCTACTCTACCCCTTCTTTGAGAAGCTTATATTCTATGCTGTCAACGAGGGCCTGCCATGACGCCTCGATAATATTTTCCGAGACACCGACAGTTCCCCACTTCTGTTCATCGTCTCCGGACTCGACGAGGACGCGGACCCTCGCGGCAGTACCCTTGCCGGTAGTGAGAACCCGCACCTTGTAATCGTAGAGCTTGACCTTCTTCAGTTCGGGATAGAATTTTTCGAGCGCCTTTCTCAGTGCATGGTCAAGGGCGTTCACCGGGCCGTTGCCCGTGGCGGCAGTGTGCTCGATATTCTTTCCGACCTTCACCATGATCGTGGCCTCGCTCATCGGCGCTTCCTTTTCCTTCCTCTTCTCGTCGATAACCCTGAACCCGACCAGGTCAAAGAACCTCCTGTGGAGGCCGAGCGATTTCTTGAGGAGGAGTTCAAAAGACGCTTCCGCCCCTTCGAACTGAAAACCCTGGTGCTCCAGGTCCTTTAACCTCTCGAGCGTCTTATGCACTTCCGGAGAATCCGACTCCAGATGGATGTTGAACTCTTCGGCCTTCCTGATGATGTTCGACCTCCCCGCGAGGTCCGATATGAGGACCCTCTGCGAATTCCCGACGAGCTCCGGTCTCACATGTTCGTACGTCTCGGGCCGCTTCCGTATCGCGCTCACATGGATCCCCCCTTTATGGGCGAATGCACTGTCACCGACAAAGGGTTGCCTCGTGAAGTGTCTCATGTTTGCTATCTCATTCACGAAACGCGATACGTCACGCAGCTTCCTGAGCCTATCATCGGCGATACACCGAAACTTCGACTTTATCTGAAGGTTCGGAATAATCGAACAGAGGTTGGCGTTTCCGCACCGTTCGCCTATGCCGTTCACCGTCCCCTGCACCTGTACCGCTCCGTTTTCGACGGCGATAATGGAATTTGCGACTGCGCACTCGGAATCGTTATGGACATGGATGCCGAGAGGGGCCTTTACCCTCTTTCCCACCGCAAGGATAATCTTCTTGATATCGTTCGGGAGCGTGCCGCCGTTTGTATCACAGAGCACGAGGCAGTCGGCCCCGGCGGCTTCGGCAGCCTGGAGGCACTTGACCGCGAATTCGGGGTTGTCATGGTACCCGTCAAAGAAATGTTCTGCATCAAAAAAGACCTTTTCGACGCTGCCCTTGAGAAAGAGGATCGAGTTGTGAATGATCTCAAGGTTTTCCTCAAGGGGGATCTTGAATAGCTCTTTTACATGGAAGTCCCAGGTCTTGCCGACAATCGTGACTACCCGCGCCCTCGCTTCGAGGAGAGACTTAATGTTGTAGTCGTCCTCAACGCGGTGCCTCGGCCTGTAGGTGCTCCCGAAGGCCGCCACCACAGAATTCGACAGCGAGAGCTTCCTCACCTTCTTGAAGTACTCCGCGTCCTTCGGGTTCGAACCGGGCCAGCCGCCTTCGATGTAATGAACACCGAGTTCATCGAGCTTCTCCGTTATACGGAGCTTGTCCTCTACCGAGAAGGATATCTCTTCCGCCTGGGAGCCGTCCCGCAGGGTCGTGTCGTATATCTCGATCTTGCGCATGGCGATATGCTATTTTCCCGCGAGTCCGAAAGCGTCATGCAGGACTCTGACCGCCAGTTCGGTATACTTCGTCTCTATGATGCAGGAAACCTTGACCTCCGAGGTGCTTATCATCACGATGTTCACGCCCTGCTTTGCGAGGGTCTCGAACATCTTGGCCGCAACACCGGAATGGGTCCTCATGCCGACACCGACGATCGACACCTTTGCGATGTCTTCCCTCAGGGTGACCCGCTCTGCACCGAGTTCCTTCACGATCTCCTCGGTGAACTTCAAGGTCTTCTTGCTGTCCGTCTTCGGAACGGTGAAGGAGATGTCCGCCGCCTTCCCGTCGCTGCTCACATTCTGGACGATCATGTCGACGACGATGCCGGCATCAGCGATCCCCTTGAAGAGCTTGGCGGCGATACCCGGTTTGTCAGGAACCCCGATAACGGTTATCTTGGCCTGGTCCTTGTCGTACGCGACCCCTGATACCACAACCTCTTCCATATCCTCATCCTCCTTGGTCACCAGCGTGCCGGGGTTATCGTTGAAGCTCGACCTCACGACTACAGGCACCCCGTATTTCATCGCAAATTCGAC
Above is a window of Thermodesulfovibrionales bacterium DNA encoding:
- the ilvC gene encoding ketol-acid reductoisomerase, translating into MRKAYLPRYLRYDNKQQKEEAMINVYYDKDAQLGILKGKKVCIMGYGSQGHAHANNLKESGMDVMIGLRQGASWDKAAAAGFTVMTPSEAAKVADIIMILLPDEFQGDVYRCEIGPNMKKGAYLAFAHGFNIHFGQIVPPAETNVFMAAPKGPGHLVRSEYAKGSGVPCLIAIHQDPSRNTKEIALAYASAIGGGRAGIIETTFREETETDLFGEQVVLCGGLTSLIQAGFETLVEAGYAPEMAYFECLHEVKLIVDLIYEGGISNMRYSISNTAQYGDLTRGPRVITDKTKKEMRKILTEIQDGIFAREWMVECKANKPVFNALTRKGELHPIEEVGAKLRAMMPWLKKGKLVDKSKA
- the cimA gene encoding citramalate synthase; amino-acid sequence: MRKIEIYDTTLRDGSQAEEISFSVEDKLRITEKLDELGVHYIEGGWPGSNPKDAEYFKKVRKLSLSNSVVAAFGSTYRPRHRVEDDYNIKSLLEARARVVTIVGKTWDFHVKELFKIPLEENLEIIHNSILFLKGSVEKVFFDAEHFFDGYHDNPEFAVKCLQAAEAAGADCLVLCDTNGGTLPNDIKKIILAVGKRVKAPLGIHVHNDSECAVANSIIAVENGAVQVQGTVNGIGERCGNANLCSIIPNLQIKSKFRCIADDRLRKLRDVSRFVNEIANMRHFTRQPFVGDSAFAHKGGIHVSAIRKRPETYEHVRPELVGNSQRVLISDLAGRSNIIRKAEEFNIHLESDSPEVHKTLERLKDLEHQGFQFEGAEASFELLLKKSLGLHRRFFDLVGFRVIDEKRKEKEAPMSEATIMVKVGKNIEHTAATGNGPVNALDHALRKALEKFYPELKKVKLYDYKVRVLTTGKGTAARVRVLVESGDDEQKWGTVGVSENIIEASWQALVDSIEYKLLKEGVE
- a CDS encoding aspartate kinase; translation: SDLSAVAIAQALNADVCEIYTDVDGVYTTDPNIVPEARKLDKISYEEMLELASLGAKVLQTRSVEFAMKYGVPVVVRSSFNDNPGTLVTKEDEDMEEVVVSGVAYDKDQAKITVIGVPDKPGIAAKLFKGIADAGIVVDMIVQNVSSDGKAADISFTVPKTDSKKTLKFTEEIVKELGAERVTLREDIAKVSIVGVGMRTHSGVAAKMFETLAKQGVNIVMISTSEVKVSCIIETKYTELAVRVLHDAFGLAGK